The Dongia rigui genome includes the window AGAATGTCGACAGCCTCATCTCCTTCCTGAAAATCACGCTGAAGGACAGCGTGAAGGATGTGCGCCTCTCTGAACGCCTCACCGACAGCGCCTGCTGCCTGGTGGCGGATTCGGGCGACATGGACATGCATCTCGAGCGCCTGCTGCGGCAACATAAACGCCTGGAAGCGAGCCTGCCGCGCGTTCTCGAGATCAACGGCCGCCATCCGCTGGTCGCCGCCATGACCAAGCAGGCTGCCAAGGACGGTGATTGGCATGAGCTTGCCGAAGCCGCCTGGCTGCTGCTCGACCAGGCCAAGATCCAGGACGGCGAACCGCCGGCGGATCCGGCGCTGTTCGTGAAGCGGCTGAATACGCTGCTCGCGAAGGCGATTTAGGGGCTTTTCTACCCGTCTCTTACCCGTCATGGTCGGCAAAGGCCGACCATCCACGAGTTGCTTCCATCAGCGGCGAGCAAACTCGTGGATGGTACGCCTTCGCGTACCATGACGATAAGAGAGAGGCCGCGCATGCCTGAACTCATCTTCCGCCGCGCCACGCGCGCCGATCTCGAAGCCATCGTCGACATGTTGGTCGATGATTATATCGGCGCCAAGCGTGAGGACGGGTCGCGGCCGTTGAATGCGAGATACGTCGCCGCCTTCGCGGCGATCGAGGCGGATCCGAACCAGTTCTTGGCCGTGGTCGAAGAGGACGGTGAGATCGTGGGCTCGCTGCAGCTCACCTTCATTCCCGGCATCGCGCGGCTCGGCATGTGGCGTGGGCAGATCGAGGGTGTCCGCATCAAGACATCACGTCGCGGCAGCGGCCTTGGCCACAAGATGTTCGATTGGGCCATCGCGCAATGCCGGGCCAAGGGCTGCGAGCTGGTGCAACTCGCCATGGACAAGACGCGCACCGACACCTTGCGCTTCTACGAATCGCTGGGCTTCAAGGCGAGCCATGAAGGGCTGAAGCTGGATTTGAGTAAGTAGCGCCCGTCACTTGGCGCCCCCCTCCCGACCTCCCCCCTGAAGGTGGGAGGGGATGAGAGCGAGGTTGATCGATCCAACTCAGCTTCCAAGCCCTCCCACCTTCAGGGGGGAGGGTTGGGTGGGGGGCCGTTTCAGACCCGCTCCATCAGCAACCGTGCCGCGGCCAGATCTTCGATCGCCGTCCCCACCGATTTAAAGAGGGTGATCTCGTCATCGCTCTGGCGACCCTTATGCTTGCCCCGCGCGAGGTCGAAGAGATCGGCGGCGATGCGATCTGCGGTGAGTGCGCCGGATTTGATCGCCAGCACGATATCGCCTGCTTCTTTCAGCGCCCCTTCACGCGTATCGACGAAGACCGTCGCGCGCTTCACCGCTTCGTCGTCGCTTTCGCGCATCTCGGGCAGGAACGCGCCGACAAGGTCGAGATGGGTGCCGGGCTTCAGCCAGGCGCCTTTCACCAGGGCTTCGCGCGAGAGGGTGCCGGTGCTGACGATGTCGGCCTGCCGCACGGCGGCTTCGAGGTCCTTAACCGCTTCGACGGCTATCCCGGCCTTTCCCATGTCGGCGACGGCCGCCTGGGCCTTGCCGAAATCGCGGGCCCAGAGGAGCGACCGTGTGATGGGCCGCACCGCGCGATGCGCTTCGATCAAGGGCCGTGACAGTGCCCCGGCACCGACCATGAGATGCACCTTGGCATCCTGGCGTGCCGCGTATGAGGCGGCGAGCGCAGAGGCCGCAGCCGTGCGGCGCACGGTGAGGCATTTGCCGTCCATCAGCGCCTTGGGCGCACCGGTCAGGCCATCGAGCAGCAGATAGATGCCCTGGACGGCGGGGAGATTGCGCCCACCATTCCCCGGCGTGATGGTGACGATCTTGATGCCGACCGATTTGCCCGCATCCCAGGCGGGCATGAGCAGCAGGGTCTGGTCCTCCTCGCCCGGCACCGGAATGCCGTGATGGTGGCGGACGGGCACCGTCCAATCGCCGGCAAAGGCGTCGCGGAGGGCACCGACCAGGCTCTTATAGTCGAGATTCCGGTCGATGATTTCGGGGCTGAGATAGGGGATTTGCTCGGTCATGATGGCGGGCACATTAACGATGCCGTGATGGCCCTGCAATCGCCCGATATTTCATTTTTATTTCAATGCATTAGTGACATTTGCACAGACGCCCGGAATTGGGTACACCCAGGCTGCTGGACCGTGCTATCCTTTCTTCATGAATCGAGCCGCATTGAGTAATGCCCTGCCGATCGCGCGCCATGGTCCGAAGACATTGAGGACCGGAATCCGCCTTGGCTAAGAAGCTCTTCATCAAGACCTATGGCTGCCAGATGAACGTCTATGACTCCGCCCGCATGGCGGATGTCCTGGCGCCTTTGGGCTATGGCCCGACCAACGACCCAACCGAGGCTGACATGGTCGTCCTCAACACCTGCCATATCCGCGAGAAGGCCTCGGAAAAGACCTTCAGCGAGATCGGCCGCCTGCGCGTCGAACAGGCGCGGCGCCAGGCCGAAGGCGCCGACATGATCATCGCCGTCGCCGGCTGCGTGGCGCAAGCCGAGGGCGAGGAGATCATGCGCCGCGTGCCTGAGATCGACATCGTGCTGGGGCCGCAGACCTATCACCGCCTGCCGGAAATGGTGGCGCGCGCGACGCGTGCGCGCGACCAGCGGCGCGGTGCCAAATTCATCCGCAAGCATAAAGGTGCCGGCGTCCTCGACACCGATTTCCCGGCCGAATCGAAATTCGATCATCTGCCGGATGAAACGGGATCGCAGGGTATCTCGGCCTTCCTCGCCATCCAGGAAGGTTGCGACAAGTTCTGCACCTTCTGTGTCGTGCCCTATACCCGCGGCGCCGAATTCTCGCGTCCCGTTGCACAGATCGTTGCCGAGGCAAAGCGGCTGGCAGCAGGCGGTGCGCGCGAACTCACATTGCTGGGGCAGAATGTCAACGCCTATCACGGCGAAGGCCCCGATGGCGGCACCTGGAATCTGGCGCGGCTTTGCCACCATCTGGCCGAGAAGGTGCCGCAGATCACGCGCCTGCGCTACACGACCTCGCATCCCCGTGACATGGATGACGACCTCATTGCCGCACACCGCGACCTGCCCAGCCTGATGCCGTTCCTGCATTTGCCGGTGCAATCCGGTTCGGACCGTATTCTTGCTGAAATGAACCGGCAGCACACGGCCGATCACTATCGGCGCCTCATCGACAAGCTCAAAGCGGCGCGGCCGGATATCGCGCTGTCGTCGGATTTCATCATTGGCTTTCCCGGCGAGACCGATGCCGATTTCAAGGCGACGCTGCAGCTCATCGAGGATGTGACCTTCGCCCAGAGCTTCTCGTTCAATTACAGCCCGCGCCCGGGAACGCCCGCCGCCGTGATGGCGGCACAAGTTCCGCAGGATGTGATGAACGCACGCCTCCAGGAAGTTCAGGCACTGCTGGAGAAACAGCTGATCGATTTCAACCGCGCCACACTTGGTAAAACCGTGCCGGTTCTCCTTGAACGTCGCGGTCGCGACGAGGGCCAGCTGGTTGGGAAATCGCCTTATTTGCAGGCGGTGCATGTCGATGCGCCGGATCATCTCATCGGCACGGTGGCCGATGTCGAAATCACCGACCTCGGGCATTACACCCTGGGCGGTATCCTGGCG containing:
- a CDS encoding GNAT family N-acetyltransferase; this translates as MPELIFRRATRADLEAIVDMLVDDYIGAKREDGSRPLNARYVAAFAAIEADPNQFLAVVEEDGEIVGSLQLTFIPGIARLGMWRGQIEGVRIKTSRRGSGLGHKMFDWAIAQCRAKGCELVQLAMDKTRTDTLRFYESLGFKASHEGLKLDLSK
- the lhpI gene encoding bifunctional Delta(1)-pyrroline-2-carboxylate/Delta(1)-piperideine-2-carboxylate reductase, which gives rise to MTEQIPYLSPEIIDRNLDYKSLVGALRDAFAGDWTVPVRHHHGIPVPGEEDQTLLLMPAWDAGKSVGIKIVTITPGNGGRNLPAVQGIYLLLDGLTGAPKALMDGKCLTVRRTAAASALAASYAARQDAKVHLMVGAGALSRPLIEAHRAVRPITRSLLWARDFGKAQAAVADMGKAGIAVEAVKDLEAAVRQADIVSTGTLSREALVKGAWLKPGTHLDLVGAFLPEMRESDDEAVKRATVFVDTREGALKEAGDIVLAIKSGALTADRIAADLFDLARGKHKGRQSDDEITLFKSVGTAIEDLAAARLLMERV
- the miaB gene encoding tRNA (N6-isopentenyl adenosine(37)-C2)-methylthiotransferase MiaB, which produces MAKKLFIKTYGCQMNVYDSARMADVLAPLGYGPTNDPTEADMVVLNTCHIREKASEKTFSEIGRLRVEQARRQAEGADMIIAVAGCVAQAEGEEIMRRVPEIDIVLGPQTYHRLPEMVARATRARDQRRGAKFIRKHKGAGVLDTDFPAESKFDHLPDETGSQGISAFLAIQEGCDKFCTFCVVPYTRGAEFSRPVAQIVAEAKRLAAGGARELTLLGQNVNAYHGEGPDGGTWNLARLCHHLAEKVPQITRLRYTTSHPRDMDDDLIAAHRDLPSLMPFLHLPVQSGSDRILAEMNRQHTADHYRRLIDKLKAARPDIALSSDFIIGFPGETDADFKATLQLIEDVTFAQSFSFNYSPRPGTPAAVMAAQVPQDVMNARLQEVQALLEKQLIDFNRATLGKTVPVLLERRGRDEGQLVGKSPYLQAVHVDAPDHLIGTVADVEITDLGHYTLGGILAAKAAASHPAAGNVAELQPERAIA